Proteins found in one Zea mays cultivar B73 chromosome 1, Zm-B73-REFERENCE-NAM-5.0, whole genome shotgun sequence genomic segment:
- the LOC100285487 gene encoding peptidyl-prolyl cis-trans isomerase: MAAALASSRYCWSRPSLPPQPTRGRRSVTSCALSGREKRNSFSWRECAISVALSVGLITGAPTFGPPAYASSLEPVLPDVSVLISGPPIKDPGALLRYALPIDNKAIREVQKPLEDITDSLKVAGVRALDSVERNVRQASKALNNGRSLILAGLAEPKRANGEELLNKLAVGFEELQRIVEDRNRDAVAPKQKELLQYVGTVEEDMVDGFPFEIPEEYSNMPLLKGRATVDMKVKIKDNPNMEDCVFRIVLDGYNAPVTAGNFVDLVKRKFYDGMEIQRADGFVVQTGDPEGPAEGFIDPSTGKIRTVPLEIMVDGDKAPVYGETLEELGRYKAQTKLPFNAFGTMAMAREEFDDNSASSQVFWLLKESELTPSNANILDGRYAVFGYVTENEDYLADVKVGDVIESIQVVSGLDNLVNPSYKIVG; the protein is encoded by the exons atggcggcggcgctcgcctCCTCCCGCTACTGCTGGAGCCGCCCGTCGCTGCCGCCCCAACCGACCCGCGGCCGCCGCTCCGTCACTAGCTGCGCGCTCTCCGGACGAGAG AAAAGAAACTCCTTTAGCTGGAGAGAGTGTGCAATTTCTGTTGCATTGTCAGTTGGACTAATCACTGGTGCACCAACGTTTGGACCACCGGCCTATGCTTCTTCTCTTGAACCTGTTCTTCCAGATGTGTCTGTTCTTATCTCTGGACCTCCCATTAAAGATCCAGGTGCTTTATTGAGATATGCTTTACCAATAGATAATAAAGCTATTCGTGAAGTTCAAAAGCCGCTGGAGGATATCACTGACAGCCTCAAGGTTGCTGGTGTTAGAGCCTTGGATTCAGTTGAAAGA AATGTCAGACAAGCATCGAAAGCACTGAACAATGGGAGAAGCTTAATTCTTGCTGGCCTTGCTGAACCAAAAAGAGCAAATGGAGAAGAGTTGTTGAATAAGTTGGCTGTTGGATTTGAGGAGCTTCAAAGAATTGTGGAAGACAGAAATAGGGATGCAGTAGCTCCAAAGCAGAAAGAGCTTCTCCAGTATGTTGGAAC TGTAGAAGAAGACATGGTCGATGGCTTTCCCTTTGAAATACCAGAAGAGTACAGCAACATGCCTCTTCTCAAAGGAAGAGCTACTGTGGATATGAAGGTTAAGATTAAggacaatcccaacatggaagacTGTGTATTTAGGATAGTTCTGGATGGATATAATGCTCCTGTGACTGCTGGGAACTTCGTAGATCTTGTCAAACGGAAATTCTATGATGGCATGGAAATCCAAAGAG CTGATGGCTTTGTTGTTCAAACTGGAGATCCAGAGGGGCCAGCTGAGGGCTTTATCGATCCCAGCACCGGCAAAATCCGTACGGTACCTCTTGAAATTATGGTTGATGGTGATAAGGCGCCTGTATATGGTGAAACACTTGAA GAACTTGGTCGCTACAAGGCTCAAACAAAACTCCCTTTCAACGCTTTTGGAACAATGGCTATGGCAAGAGAA GAATTTGATGACAATTCTGCTTCTAGCCAAGTATTTTGGCTCTTGAAAGAGAGTGAGCTAACACCAAGCAATGCCAATATATTGGACGGGCGGTACGCAGTATTTGGATATGTAACTGAGAATGAGGACTACCTGGCTGACGTCAAAGTTGGAGATGTCATCGAATCAATCCAAGTCGTCTCAGGCTTGGACAACCTTGTCAACCCAAGCTACAAGATTGTAGGATAA
- the LOC100285487 gene encoding peptidyl-prolyl cis-trans isomerase isoform X1, producing the protein MKVKRNSFSWRECAISVALSVGLITGAPTFGPPAYASSLEPVLPDVSVLISGPPIKDPGALLRYALPIDNKAIREVQKPLEDITDSLKVAGVRALDSVERNVRQASKALNNGRSLILAGLAEPKRANGEELLNKLAVGFEELQRIVEDRNRDAVAPKQKELLQYVGTVEEDMVDGFPFEIPEEYSNMPLLKGRATVDMKVKIKDNPNMEDCVFRIVLDGYNAPVTAGNFVDLVKRKFYDGMEIQRADGFVVQTGDPEGPAEGFIDPSTGKIRTVPLEIMVDGDKAPVYGETLEELGRYKAQTKLPFNAFGTMAMAREEFDDNSASSQVFWLLKESELTPSNANILDGRYAVFGYVTENEDYLADVKVGDVIESIQVVSGLDNLVNPSYKIVG; encoded by the exons ATGAAGGTG AAAAGAAACTCCTTTAGCTGGAGAGAGTGTGCAATTTCTGTTGCATTGTCAGTTGGACTAATCACTGGTGCACCAACGTTTGGACCACCGGCCTATGCTTCTTCTCTTGAACCTGTTCTTCCAGATGTGTCTGTTCTTATCTCTGGACCTCCCATTAAAGATCCAGGTGCTTTATTGAGATATGCTTTACCAATAGATAATAAAGCTATTCGTGAAGTTCAAAAGCCGCTGGAGGATATCACTGACAGCCTCAAGGTTGCTGGTGTTAGAGCCTTGGATTCAGTTGAAAGA AATGTCAGACAAGCATCGAAAGCACTGAACAATGGGAGAAGCTTAATTCTTGCTGGCCTTGCTGAACCAAAAAGAGCAAATGGAGAAGAGTTGTTGAATAAGTTGGCTGTTGGATTTGAGGAGCTTCAAAGAATTGTGGAAGACAGAAATAGGGATGCAGTAGCTCCAAAGCAGAAAGAGCTTCTCCAGTATGTTGGAAC TGTAGAAGAAGACATGGTCGATGGCTTTCCCTTTGAAATACCAGAAGAGTACAGCAACATGCCTCTTCTCAAAGGAAGAGCTACTGTGGATATGAAGGTTAAGATTAAggacaatcccaacatggaagacTGTGTATTTAGGATAGTTCTGGATGGATATAATGCTCCTGTGACTGCTGGGAACTTCGTAGATCTTGTCAAACGGAAATTCTATGATGGCATGGAAATCCAAAGAG CTGATGGCTTTGTTGTTCAAACTGGAGATCCAGAGGGGCCAGCTGAGGGCTTTATCGATCCCAGCACCGGCAAAATCCGTACGGTACCTCTTGAAATTATGGTTGATGGTGATAAGGCGCCTGTATATGGTGAAACACTTGAA GAACTTGGTCGCTACAAGGCTCAAACAAAACTCCCTTTCAACGCTTTTGGAACAATGGCTATGGCAAGAGAA GAATTTGATGACAATTCTGCTTCTAGCCAAGTATTTTGGCTCTTGAAAGAGAGTGAGCTAACACCAAGCAATGCCAATATATTGGACGGGCGGTACGCAGTATTTGGATATGTAACTGAGAATGAGGACTACCTGGCTGACGTCAAAGTTGGAGATGTCATCGAATCAATCCAAGTCGTCTCAGGCTTGGACAACCTTGTCAACCCAAGCTACAAGATTGTAGGATAA